Proteins from one Sabethes cyaneus chromosome 2, idSabCyanKW18_F2, whole genome shotgun sequence genomic window:
- the LOC128738671 gene encoding defensin-C-like: MRSIFAASLAVLCLIAAASVCNGFPQDLADEVQSFANSLFDELPEESYQAAEQNYRLKRATCDLLSGFGVGDSACASHCIARGNRGGYCNSKKVCVCRN; encoded by the exons ATGCGTTCCATTTTTGCCGCCTCGTTGGCCGTTTTGTGCCTCATTGCTGCCGCTTCAGTGTGCAACGGTTTCCCCCAGGATCTGGCGGATGAAGTCCAATCGTTCGCCAACAGTCTAT TCGACGAACTGCCGGAGGAATCGTACCAGGCTGCCGAACAAAACTACCGCCTGAAGCGAGCGACCTGCGACCTGCTGAGTGGATTCGGTGTCGGGGACAGTGCCTGCGCGTCTCACTGCATCGCTCGCGGTAACCGCGGGGGCTACTGCAACTCGAAGAAGGTCTGCGTTTGCAGAAACTGA